The following coding sequences lie in one bacterium genomic window:
- the fsa gene encoding fructose-6-phosphate aldolase has translation MKIFIDTANIDEIREAVTLGVIDGVTTNPTLLSREIERTGNESSAILKEICDIVKGPVSGEVIALEAGKMVEEARKLAVIDEHVVIKIPMTEEGLKAVSILSNEGINTNVTLVFSAVQAMLAAKAGATYVSPFVGRLDDTSTIGMDLVEEIKTVFENYQFKTEIIVASVRSPLHVLESAIIGADIATIPFKVIRQLLKHPLTDIGIERFLSDWDKIKK, from the coding sequence ATGAAAATTTTCATTGATACTGCAAATATTGACGAGATAAGAGAAGCTGTCACTCTTGGTGTTATAGATGGAGTTACAACAAATCCTACTCTTCTGTCCAGAGAAATTGAACGAACCGGCAATGAAAGTAGTGCAATTTTAAAAGAAATCTGTGATATTGTTAAAGGCCCGGTAAGCGGTGAAGTAATTGCTCTTGAAGCTGGTAAAATGGTTGAGGAAGCCCGTAAACTTGCTGTAATTGATGAACATGTTGTAATTAAAATACCTATGACAGAGGAAGGGCTGAAAGCTGTATCAATTTTATCGAATGAAGGTATAAATACAAATGTAACGCTTGTCTTTTCTGCAGTCCAGGCTATGCTTGCTGCAAAAGCAGGTGCAACATATGTGAGCCCGTTTGTGGGAAGGCTGGATGACACAAGCACAATCGGAATGGATCTGGTTGAAGAAATTAAAACGGTTTTTGAAAACTATCAATTCAAAACAGAAATAATAGTCGCAAGCGTAAGAAGCCCTCTCCATGTGCTTGAATCTGCGATTATAGGCGCTGATATTGCAACTATACCTTTTAAAGTTATCAGACAGCTGCTTAAACATCCGTTAACAGATATAGGCATTGAGAGATTTCTATCTGATTGGGATAAGATTAAAAAATGA
- a CDS encoding twin-arginine translocase TatA/TatE family subunit produces the protein MSIGPYEIVIILIVFLFAFDKKELPHVIRSFVRTIRKLRHSAEKTKEDLEKIIIDNNDLEG, from the coding sequence ATGTCAATAGGCCCTTATGAGATAGTTATAATTTTAATTGTTTTTCTTTTTGCGTTTGATAAAAAAGAATTGCCTCATGTCATACGTTCATTTGTCAGGACAATAAGAAAACTTAGACACAGTGCTGAAAAAACAAAAGAAGATTTGGAAAAAATTATAATTGACAATAATGATCTGGAAGGATAA
- a CDS encoding adenosine-specific kinase yields MDFKIIDIDKPVDMNFILGQSHFIKTVEDLHEVLVQTVPGIKFGLAFCEASGPGLIRFSGTDEELTDLAKKNALKIGAGHLFIIFLGNAFPVNVLGPVKNVPEVCRIFCATANPVQVIVAETELGRGITGVIDGIKPKGFETEDDIQNRKDLLRTIGYKL; encoded by the coding sequence ATGGATTTTAAAATCATTGACATTGATAAGCCTGTGGATATGAACTTTATACTGGGCCAGTCCCATTTTATCAAAACTGTGGAAGACCTGCATGAAGTGCTTGTGCAGACAGTACCAGGCATTAAATTCGGCCTGGCATTTTGTGAAGCATCCGGGCCAGGGCTTATCAGATTTTCAGGAACAGATGAAGAATTAACGGACCTTGCAAAGAAAAATGCTTTAAAAATAGGCGCAGGCCATTTATTTATCATTTTTCTCGGAAATGCTTTTCCTGTTAATGTACTTGGGCCAGTAAAAAATGTACCGGAAGTATGCAGAATATTTTGTGCAACTGCAAATCCTGTTCAGGTTATTGTAGCGGAAACCGAACTTGGCAGAGGTATTACAGGTGTGATTGACGGAATAAAGCCAAAAGGGTTTGAAACAGAAGATGATATTCAAAACAGGAAGGACCTTTTGAGGACAATAGGGTATAAACTATGA
- a CDS encoding adenylosuccinate lyase, with the protein MIERYTLPEMSQIWSRQNKFQKWLDVELAVCEVQAERGVIPETAWKNIKSKAAFNINRIDEIEAVVHHDVIAFLTSVSEFVGQDSRYIHLGMTSSDVLDTAGSLQIQEAGRIILKVLDDFINVLGKRALEFKNTVCIGRSHGVHAEPTTFGLKFALWYDEAKRNRKRLENAIEDIRVGKISGAVGTFAHLDMEVEEMACKKLGLKAAPVSTQIVQRDLHAHFLAVLAVLAASLEKIAVEIRHLQRTEVLEAEEYFSKGQKGSSAMPHKRNPIICERISGLARLVRSNAVAGFENVALWHERDISHSSVERVILPDSTIIIHYMLTKALGLIDKLIVYPENMKKNLERTHGLIFSQALLLALVKRGLTREESYAMVQKSAMKCWKDGTDFFDEVVNNKDILNNITDSEIKDLFNLDIQLRNVDNIFKRVGLLK; encoded by the coding sequence GTGATAGAACGTTATACTCTGCCTGAAATGTCGCAAATATGGTCACGGCAGAATAAATTTCAAAAATGGCTGGATGTTGAACTTGCAGTTTGCGAAGTACAGGCGGAAAGAGGAGTAATTCCTGAAACTGCATGGAAAAACATTAAATCCAAAGCTGCTTTTAATATAAACAGAATAGACGAAATAGAAGCAGTTGTGCACCATGACGTTATTGCTTTTCTTACAAGCGTTTCTGAATTTGTAGGGCAGGACTCAAGATATATACATCTCGGCATGACTTCTTCAGACGTTCTTGATACGGCAGGTTCTCTGCAGATTCAGGAAGCGGGCAGAATCATTTTAAAAGTACTTGATGATTTTATTAATGTACTTGGTAAAAGAGCTTTGGAATTTAAGAATACAGTATGTATAGGCCGGTCTCACGGCGTTCATGCAGAACCTACAACATTCGGATTAAAATTTGCCTTGTGGTATGATGAAGCAAAGCGAAACAGAAAACGTCTTGAAAATGCTATTGAGGATATAAGAGTCGGAAAAATTTCAGGAGCAGTAGGAACATTTGCACATCTTGATATGGAAGTTGAAGAGATGGCGTGTAAAAAACTCGGATTAAAGGCTGCCCCTGTATCAACTCAGATTGTTCAGAGAGATTTGCATGCGCACTTTCTTGCTGTGCTTGCGGTACTGGCTGCAAGCCTTGAAAAGATTGCAGTTGAGATACGTCATCTTCAGAGGACCGAGGTACTTGAAGCGGAAGAATATTTCTCAAAAGGGCAAAAGGGATCATCTGCAATGCCTCACAAAAGAAATCCGATAATTTGTGAGAGAATAAGCGGGCTTGCGCGTCTTGTAAGATCAAATGCAGTTGCGGGATTTGAAAATGTAGCATTATGGCACGAAAGAGACATTTCTCACTCTTCTGTTGAAAGAGTGATTCTTCCTGATTCAACAATAATTATTCATTACATGCTCACAAAAGCTCTCGGGCTTATAGATAAACTAATTGTCTATCCTGAGAACATGAAAAAGAACCTTGAGAGAACACATGGTTTGATTTTTTCACAGGCACTTCTTCTTGCACTTGTAAAAAGAGGCCTGACAAGGGAAGAAAGCTACGCAATGGTTCAAAAATCGGCAATGAAATGCTGGAAGGATGGAACAGATTTTTTTGATGAAGTTGTTAATAACAAAGATATTTTAAACAATATAACTGATTCTGAAATAAAAGATCTGTTTAATCTTGACATTCAGCTTAGAAATGTTGATAATATATTTAAAAGAGTCGGTTTGCTTAAATAG
- a CDS encoding GH92 family glycosyl hydrolase — MMKVKLFFAAYLSFFMLISCSSRNPDSIKAGNENLVQYIKPLIGTNNDGNVFPGPSFPHGMVQLSPDTDKRSWETASGYEYADTTLYGFSMQHLSGTGIPDLGDFLILPTKGRPKSGKTTPFSHVEEKAEAGYYSVNLEEYNIKAELAASPRAGILRFTFPKSDSSNIMIDLGHVLQWRIVWSHVRVEDKSLVTGYHLVNGWARERRLFFAARFSKPYDSFAIIKNSKRVFYNTRRFTSKYEAFGRNLQFVAGYKTNKDEVILVKIGISAVSAANALMNLDTEIPDWDFDKVVLKNRAAWEKEMHRMQVKGPEDVKETFYTALYHSLLTPTIYDDVDGAYRGEDKNIHHAENFQPYAIFSLWDTYRALHPLYTLIDQKRDVDMINSMLALYDQSVDKLLPIWSLNNTETWCMIGYHAVSVIADACLKGLKGFDYQRAYKAVKTTAMNPDYDSVKEYARIGYVPFDHENESVSKTLEYAYDDYCIARMANKLGKKDDYKYFMKRAASYKNIFDPSTNLMRGRDSHGNFRTPFYPHKYIADMNKRDITEGTNWQYTWYVPHDVNGLIKLMKGRAAFNKMLDEFFNYSGKKGKVEEGSEDIGGRFGEYWHGNEPCHHVAYLYDYAGKPWKTQRLIKMIMTSQYGNKPNSLCGNDDCGQMSAWYLFNCMGFYPIAPSSNIYVVGTPCVEKVTVKLAEKRKLIIQAENFSKKNMYIQSMTVNGREWNKPFIPYEEIKNGGEIVYVMGPEPNKQWGVGTN, encoded by the coding sequence ATGATGAAAGTAAAACTATTTTTTGCGGCATACCTGTCATTCTTTATGTTGATCAGCTGCAGCAGCCGTAATCCCGATTCTATCAAAGCCGGGAATGAAAATCTGGTTCAGTACATTAAGCCACTTATTGGTACAAATAATGACGGAAATGTATTCCCCGGGCCTTCCTTTCCTCACGGAATGGTACAGCTTAGCCCTGATACTGACAAGAGAAGCTGGGAAACAGCTTCCGGGTATGAATATGCAGATACAACGCTTTATGGGTTTAGTATGCAGCACTTAAGCGGCACAGGCATTCCCGACCTTGGCGATTTTTTAATCCTTCCGACTAAAGGCAGGCCTAAATCCGGGAAAACCACTCCTTTTTCCCATGTTGAAGAAAAAGCAGAGGCAGGTTACTATTCCGTAAACTTAGAAGAGTATAACATCAAAGCAGAACTGGCAGCAAGCCCGAGAGCAGGGATATTGAGATTTACGTTTCCAAAGTCCGACAGTTCAAATATTATGATAGATCTCGGCCATGTTCTTCAATGGAGAATTGTGTGGTCTCATGTCAGGGTTGAGGATAAAAGCCTTGTTACAGGTTATCATCTTGTAAACGGCTGGGCAAGAGAGAGGCGTCTCTTTTTTGCAGCCAGATTTTCCAAACCGTATGATTCTTTCGCAATAATAAAAAATAGTAAAAGGGTATTTTACAATACGCGGCGGTTTACAAGCAAATATGAAGCATTCGGGCGCAATCTTCAGTTTGTCGCCGGCTACAAAACAAATAAAGACGAAGTAATACTTGTTAAAATTGGAATTTCCGCTGTAAGCGCAGCAAATGCACTGATGAATCTTGATACTGAAATCCCTGATTGGGATTTTGATAAAGTTGTGCTGAAAAACCGTGCTGCATGGGAAAAAGAGATGCACAGAATGCAGGTGAAGGGCCCTGAAGATGTCAAAGAAACATTTTATACTGCACTTTATCATAGCCTGCTTACACCAACTATCTATGATGATGTTGACGGTGCATATCGCGGCGAGGATAAAAATATTCACCATGCAGAAAATTTTCAACCTTATGCAATCTTTTCTCTTTGGGATACATACAGAGCACTGCATCCATTATACACACTTATTGATCAGAAACGAGATGTGGATATGATTAATTCCATGCTTGCTCTTTATGATCAGAGTGTAGACAAACTTCTGCCAATATGGTCGCTTAACAACACTGAAACCTGGTGTATGATCGGCTATCATGCTGTTTCTGTAATTGCTGATGCATGCCTTAAAGGATTGAAGGGGTTTGATTATCAACGAGCATATAAAGCAGTAAAAACAACTGCCATGAATCCTGACTATGACTCGGTTAAAGAATATGCCCGCATTGGATATGTACCGTTTGATCATGAGAATGAATCTGTATCCAAAACTCTTGAGTATGCCTATGATGACTATTGCATAGCACGCATGGCAAACAAACTTGGTAAAAAAGATGATTATAAGTATTTTATGAAAAGGGCCGCGTCTTACAAAAACATATTTGATCCGTCAACCAATTTAATGAGAGGCAGGGATTCTCACGGAAATTTTAGAACGCCGTTTTATCCCCATAAATACATTGCAGATATGAACAAACGGGATATAACAGAAGGTACAAACTGGCAGTACACATGGTATGTGCCGCATGATGTAAATGGCCTGATAAAACTTATGAAAGGCCGGGCTGCTTTTAATAAAATGCTTGATGAGTTTTTTAATTATTCGGGGAAAAAAGGCAAAGTTGAGGAGGGTTCAGAAGATATAGGCGGAAGATTCGGCGAATACTGGCACGGAAACGAACCCTGTCATCATGTTGCTTATCTCTATGATTATGCCGGAAAACCGTGGAAGACCCAGAGACTTATAAAAATGATTATGACAAGCCAGTACGGCAACAAACCGAATTCTCTTTGCGGGAATGATGACTGCGGGCAGATGTCCGCATGGTATCTTTTTAACTGTATGGGATTCTATCCCATAGCTCCAAGCAGCAATATCTATGTTGTCGGAACTCCTTGTGTTGAGAAAGTAACTGTTAAACTTGCCGAAAAACGGAAATTGATCATTCAGGCAGAGAATTTTTCTAAAAAGAATATGTACATACAGTCAATGACAGTGAACGGCAGGGAGTGGAATAAGCCATTTATCCCTTATGAAGAAATAAAGAATGGAGGGGAAATAGTGTACGTTATGGGGCCTGAGCCGAATAAACAGTGGGGAGTTGGCACTAATTGA
- a CDS encoding GNAT family N-acetyltransferase produces MDKEEKIPSVTIDTFARSIFKQAKDYGFMQIDYVRLVNKILDCATNPDNSINDRPYKKNDIQKRINADNLPVSGERITIRKFDKRLDLKDLKIWLDDKSGRYFLMSHATSRILTVDELLKNNNNVLGTIIFKENSRVIGMMAFLNKDDFQKKAELRKLIGVPEMRGKGLGKEATSLWIEYGKQGLKLNKIYLNTLDTNIRNIKLNEELGFKVEGILRNEILVDNSYRDVLRMGLWQD; encoded by the coding sequence GTGGATAAAGAAGAGAAAATTCCTTCTGTAACAATTGATACTTTTGCAAGAAGCATTTTTAAACAGGCAAAAGATTATGGGTTTATGCAGATAGATTATGTAAGGCTTGTTAATAAAATCCTCGATTGCGCAACAAATCCGGATAATAGCATCAATGACAGGCCCTATAAAAAAAATGACATACAAAAAAGAATAAATGCTGACAATCTTCCTGTCAGCGGAGAAAGAATTACAATAAGGAAATTTGATAAACGCCTGGATCTGAAAGACCTAAAAATCTGGTTAGATGATAAATCCGGGCGTTACTTCCTGATGTCCCATGCAACATCAAGAATTTTAACTGTTGATGAACTTTTAAAAAACAATAATAATGTTCTCGGGACAATTATTTTTAAAGAAAATAGCAGAGTAATAGGTATGATGGCATTTTTAAACAAAGATGATTTCCAGAAAAAGGCTGAGCTGCGGAAACTTATCGGTGTGCCTGAGATGCGCGGTAAGGGACTTGGAAAGGAAGCCACAAGCCTGTGGATTGAATACGGCAAACAGGGCCTTAAGCTCAATAAGATTTATTTAAATACTCTTGATACAAATATAAGAAATATAAAGTTAAATGAAGAACTCGGTTTTAAAGTTGAGGGAATTTTAAGAAATGAGATACTTGTTGATAACTCTTACAGAGATGTATTGCGTATGGGGTTATGGCAGGATTGA
- a CDS encoding phosphatidylserine decarboxylase, producing the protein MKESDFKGVILFEKGALFFAVTGCMTIIFSIIFAVSGYISILCLAFLSFIIFLWLTWFFRNPSRECRKGKDLVISPADGRVVLIETNLSDSLFNEHVVKVAIFLSLFNVHVNRIPVSGKIFDVSVEKGLFLPAFEKKAGENNFKKSILIKNDNISVKVNQIAGIVARRIICSLEKDDKVVQGDPYGMILFGSRVEIIIPSTVELKVKTGDRVKAGVTVIGELKK; encoded by the coding sequence ATGAAAGAATCTGATTTTAAAGGGGTAATCCTGTTTGAAAAGGGCGCACTCTTTTTTGCGGTTACGGGTTGCATGACAATTATTTTTTCAATTATCTTTGCAGTGTCCGGTTATATTTCTATTCTGTGTCTGGCATTTCTGAGTTTTATTATTTTTTTATGGCTGACCTGGTTTTTCAGAAATCCTTCGAGAGAATGTAGAAAAGGCAAAGACCTTGTAATTTCTCCTGCTGACGGCAGAGTAGTCTTAATTGAAACCAATCTGTCTGATTCGTTGTTTAATGAACATGTAGTCAAAGTAGCGATTTTTTTATCACTCTTTAATGTTCATGTTAACAGAATACCGGTGAGCGGAAAAATTTTTGATGTGAGTGTAGAAAAGGGGCTTTTTCTTCCCGCATTTGAAAAAAAAGCGGGAGAGAATAATTTTAAAAAATCAATTCTAATTAAAAATGATAATATTTCAGTAAAAGTTAACCAAATTGCCGGTATAGTTGCAAGACGTATAATCTGTTCTTTAGAAAAAGATGATAAAGTAGTCCAGGGAGATCCGTACGGTATGATTCTATTCGGATCCAGAGTTGAGATTATTATTCCTTCAACAGTAGAATTAAAAGTTAAAACCGGCGATAGAGTAAAAGCAGGGGTTACAGTGATCGGAGAGCTGAAAAAATGA
- a CDS encoding phosphoribosylaminoimidazolesuccinocarboxamide synthase: protein MEIKKGKIIYNGTTKKIYPTEEEGLIVLHFKDELPGTQSKVKNKGNVNAKISRTLFTFLESYHVLTHLSDSMQDNEILVKEADVIPVQVVVWNIADKDFSKRFKIKKGFMLEYPVVELYLKNKDVKNPMISADYASAFGHATHDEMKEIDSISRKINAVLKSFFSRRKLLLGKIVLEYGRSMNDEKRIMLVDEISADSTMLYDSDNGLEFFSKFKSLAEAYRVMDERI, encoded by the coding sequence GTGGAAATTAAAAAAGGAAAAATCATTTACAACGGAACAACAAAAAAGATCTATCCTACTGAGGAGGAAGGCCTTATTGTCCTGCATTTCAAGGATGAGTTGCCCGGAACACAGAGTAAAGTTAAGAACAAAGGGAATGTAAATGCAAAAATATCCCGGACACTTTTTACATTTCTTGAAAGTTATCATGTATTGACACATCTTTCTGACAGTATGCAGGATAATGAAATACTGGTTAAAGAGGCTGATGTAATACCTGTACAGGTTGTTGTATGGAATATTGCAGACAAGGATTTCTCAAAAAGATTCAAAATTAAAAAGGGATTCATGCTTGAGTATCCTGTTGTTGAGTTATATCTGAAAAACAAGGATGTAAAAAATCCCATGATTTCTGCTGATTATGCCAGCGCTTTCGGGCACGCAACTCATGATGAAATGAAAGAGATTGACAGTATAAGCAGAAAAATTAATGCTGTCCTAAAATCTTTTTTCAGCAGAAGAAAATTACTTCTCGGAAAAATTGTTCTTGAATACGGACGCAGTATGAATGATGAAAAACGAATTATGCTCGTAGATGAAATATCCGCTGATTCAACAATGCTTTATGATTCGGATAACGGATTGGAATTTTTCTCGAAATTCAAATCTCTTGCTGAAGCCTACAGGGTTATGGATGAAAGAATCTGA
- a CDS encoding tRNA-binding protein, producing MVVEYDDFKKLDMRVGQIIDVVRVPDSKNLYSLTVDVGSSELVKIVSSLIPYYSEEELKGKRIIVLVNLKPAKIRGEISNGMLLAAETEDSSECVLIAPESLIPVGTKIL from the coding sequence ATGGTTGTAGAATACGATGATTTTAAAAAACTTGATATGAGAGTTGGCCAAATTATAGATGTTGTACGGGTGCCGGACAGTAAAAATCTTTATTCCTTGACAGTGGATGTCGGTTCTTCGGAACTTGTGAAAATTGTAAGCAGCCTGATTCCGTATTATTCTGAGGAGGAGCTGAAAGGAAAAAGAATAATAGTTCTTGTAAATTTAAAACCTGCCAAAATCAGAGGAGAAATCTCTAATGGTATGCTTCTCGCAGCGGAAACAGAGGACAGCTCTGAGTGTGTTCTGATTGCACCCGAATCTTTAATACCTGTAGGCACAAAAATTCTATAA
- a CDS encoding twin-arginine translocase TatA/TatE family subunit codes for MGLGSIGPAEWLLIFMVLLLFFGAKRLPELAKGLGKSLKEFKKATRDVEKELDEFDKDEKKEDDKS; via the coding sequence ATGGGATTAGGATCAATCGGCCCTGCTGAATGGCTGCTGATTTTTATGGTACTTCTTCTCTTCTTCGGCGCAAAAAGACTGCCTGAACTTGCAAAAGGTCTTGGAAAAAGTCTGAAGGAATTTAAAAAAGCAACCCGCGATGTAGAAAAAGAACTGGATGAATTTGATAAAGACGAAAAGAAGGAAGATGATAAATCATAA
- a CDS encoding trypsin-like peptidase domain-containing protein: MASSKRIYRNTRIPFASMLALVLITSFCTAGEDNSSKSKIYNAKLDSSKAVTASSINTDEQESVSTSRQNAITISVEQVSPAIVGINVMKIERYVQRSLFDDDPFWQMFFPPRTYQQKVKSLGSGFIISPDGYILTNEHVIHNASEIVVTTTSGKQYNAKIAGSDYVYDVALLKIDGSDFPYVVLGNSDDIIIGEWAIALGNPFGLFDVSAKPTVTVGVISATNMDFKGDLQVANKSYTGMIQTDAAINGGNSGGPLVNSLGQCIGINTIIISGSSYEKTSVGIGFAIPINRVKRILPDLKKIGRIDRISHIGIEIGNINTLVAKMLGISPGDGVIISRIRRKGPAWKKGIKVGDVIVGVNGYRVHNTREFQQVINSIDIINNSVIKFKIYRNERLFDASIEIKGIN; encoded by the coding sequence ATGGCTTCTTCAAAAAGAATTTATCGAAATACGCGAATTCCATTCGCATCTATGCTCGCCTTGGTCTTGATTACAAGTTTCTGTACAGCAGGAGAGGACAATTCGTCCAAAAGTAAAATTTACAATGCAAAGCTTGATTCAAGCAAAGCAGTAACAGCTTCATCAATAAACACAGATGAGCAGGAATCTGTTTCTACATCAAGACAAAATGCTATAACAATATCTGTAGAACAGGTAAGCCCTGCAATTGTCGGTATAAATGTTATGAAGATAGAAAGATATGTCCAACGTTCTCTCTTTGATGATGATCCGTTCTGGCAGATGTTTTTTCCTCCTCGCACATATCAGCAGAAAGTTAAAAGCCTTGGATCGGGATTTATTATCTCTCCTGACGGATATATCCTGACAAATGAGCATGTCATTCATAATGCCTCTGAAATTGTTGTAACTACCACTTCAGGCAAGCAGTATAATGCAAAAATTGCAGGGTCCGATTATGTTTATGATGTGGCATTATTGAAAATTGACGGATCAGATTTCCCGTATGTTGTCCTTGGTAATTCAGATGATATCATAATAGGTGAATGGGCGATTGCTCTTGGAAACCCATTCGGCCTTTTTGATGTTAGCGCGAAACCAACAGTTACTGTAGGAGTAATTAGTGCAACAAACATGGATTTTAAAGGAGATCTGCAGGTTGCAAACAAATCCTACACAGGGATGATTCAAACAGATGCTGCAATTAACGGAGGAAACAGCGGAGGCCCTCTTGTAAACAGCCTCGGACAGTGCATAGGAATAAATACAATTATCATATCCGGAAGTTCCTATGAAAAAACCTCTGTAGGCATAGGATTTGCCATCCCGATTAACAGGGTAAAGCGAATTCTTCCGGATTTGAAAAAAATCGGAAGAATTGACAGGATTTCCCATATTGGAATTGAGATAGGAAATATTAATACACTAGTCGCAAAGATGCTGGGTATTTCACCTGGAGACGGAGTGATTATATCACGTATACGCAGAAAAGGGCCGGCATGGAAAAAGGGAATAAAAGTCGGTGATGTAATAGTAGGGGTAAACGGGTACAGAGTACACAACACCCGTGAATTCCAGCAGGTCATAAACAGTATTGATATTATTAATAATTCCGTAATAAAATTCAAGATTTACAGGAATGAACGTCTCTTTGATGCCTCAATTGAGATAAAAGGCATCAATTGA
- the pssA gene encoding CDP-diacylglycerol--serine O-phosphatidyltransferase: MKIKAPFIPGIFTMLNLVLGVASIGATADGLFLTGAWLLIFAIFCDGMDGKIARWTNSTSEFGNELDSLADLVSSGVAPGLLIFMLLRSNGFAIALIFMCIFVMAGAYRLARFNILQMGDRSIGYIGLPIPVAGFTAASFVLLLYQDIFTFVSIGWLFIIVPFISILMVSTVMYHWPRFEFGKSWLKSFLSLIKIALLISMMLLPHYVLFPIFCGYILNGLIIWLFKIKLKDVSLEFLFWPKVNR; the protein is encoded by the coding sequence ATGAAGATAAAAGCTCCTTTTATCCCGGGAATCTTTACAATGCTTAATCTGGTTTTAGGTGTTGCTTCAATAGGTGCAACTGCTGACGGATTATTTTTGACGGGAGCCTGGCTTTTAATTTTTGCAATTTTTTGTGACGGTATGGACGGCAAAATTGCACGTTGGACAAATTCAACATCTGAATTTGGAAATGAGCTTGACTCTCTTGCGGATTTGGTTTCTTCGGGAGTAGCTCCGGGCCTTTTAATATTTATGCTTCTGCGATCTAATGGTTTTGCGATAGCGCTTATTTTTATGTGCATTTTTGTAATGGCTGGTGCTTACAGGCTTGCAAGATTTAATATCCTGCAAATGGGAGACAGAAGTATAGGATATATTGGCCTTCCCATACCTGTTGCAGGATTTACTGCAGCCTCTTTTGTTCTGTTGCTTTATCAGGATATTTTTACTTTTGTTAGTATCGGATGGCTATTTATAATTGTGCCGTTTATCTCAATACTAATGGTAAGTACTGTTATGTACCACTGGCCCAGGTTTGAGTTCGGGAAATCATGGTTAAAATCATTTTTATCTCTAATAAAGATAGCCCTTCTGATTTCAATGATGCTTTTACCGCATTATGTACTTTTTCCGATTTTCTGCGGATATATTTTAAACGGTTTAATAATTTGGCTTTTTAAAATAAAATTAAAGGATGTTTCTTTGGAATTTCTTTTCTGGCCCAAGGTAAATAGATGA